From Vicinamibacteria bacterium:
CTTTTCCGATCCCCACCCCGAACACACCGATTGCCCCCCCATCAACGCCGTCGGCGAACTTCTTCCCGGCGAGACCCGGACCACCGGCGTGTTCACGGTGGCGCGAACGTGCGGGTATCACGACCACGGCATGCCCACCAACACCCTCTTCCAAGGCACGATCGTCATTCAATAGAGGAGTCGGACGCGACCCGCGCGGGCGCGAGAAAGCCCGCTACAATGCCGGCGGGGGTGGCCTTGGGGGTAGTGGTCCAGAAGTACGGCGGCTCCTCGGTCGCGGACGTCGAGCGCATCCGTCAGGTAGCCGACCGCATCGCGGCCACCCGGGCCACGGGCCAGGACGTGGTGGTGGTGGTCTCCGCCATGGGCGACACCACCGACGAGCTCCTGGGTCTGGCCCGGCGTATCTGCCCCAACCCCGCCCGGCGAGAGCTCGATATGCTGCTCTCCGCGGGAGAGCGCATCTCCATGGCCCTGCTCTCCATGGCCCTGAACGCGCGCTCGGTTCCCGCCGTCAGCTTCACCGGCTCCCAGTCCGGCATCATTACCAACGACGCCCACACCAACGCTCGCATCGTGGAGGTCCGCCCCTACCGGGTGCAGGACGAGCTGGCCCGAGGCAAGGTGGTGATCGTGGCCGGTTACCAGGGGGTCTCCTACAAGCGCGAGGTGACCACCCTCGGGCGGGGGGGATCCGACACCACAGCCGTGGCCCTGGCCGCCGCCCTCGGCGCGCAGTCGTGCGAGATTTACAGCGATGTGGACGGCGTCTACTCCGCCGACCCCCGGCTCGTGCCCGAGGCCCGCCGACTGGCGGAGATCTCGTACCCGGAGATGCAGGAGCTGGCGGAGGCAGGGGCCCGCGTCCTGAACGCCCAGGCCGTGGAGTTCGCTAAGGAAAGGGGAATCGCGCTCTATGCGCGTGCGAGTGCGGGGGGCCCGGGCGAGACCGTGATCCGGCGCGGCCCCCCCCGTGCGCCGGGTCGGGTGGTGGGCGTGGCGGGGGAGACCGGCCTCCTGGTCTTGTCCCTGGCCAGCGAGGGCCCGGAGGATCTGGCCCGGCTCCTGGCCCGGCTGGACGCACGCTCCACGGGGGGGAAGCAGCTGCTCTTCGAGGGGAGCGCGGGCCACGCCTCCCTCGTCCTGTCCCGGCAGGACCTGCACGACTACCCCGCCCTCGAAGCGGAACTCAGCGGTGAGGAGAGCGGGGTTTCTCTGCGCTCGGGCGTGGGAGCGGTCTCCGCCATCGGGGCCGGGATCAACGCGAGCTTCGGCAACGTCCGCGAGGCCCTGGCCGTCCTCACCGGGATGGGGGCCGCGGTCCTGGGCCTCTCCACCTCCAGCTTCCGCATCAGCCTCCTCCTCGAGGAAGGCTTCGTCCCCGAGGCCATGCGTCTGCTCCACCGCCGCCTGGTCGTGGACGAGGTCACTGCCCCCGAGGCTTGAGCGGCGTTCCTCTGGGTTGGGGGGAGCGCGCGCGCGGCCGCCCTCATTCTCGCGGCCTACCGCGTTTCTCCCGCGTTTCTTGACAGGTCCCGGGGGGTGCCCTAGGCTCCGTTCATGTTGCGGTTCCTGACCGCGGGAGAGTCGCACGGGCCTGCGCTGACTGTGGTCGTGGAGGGCTTGCCCGCGGGCCTTCCCGTCAACCGCGAGTCCATCGATGCCGACCTGCGCCGGCGGCAGGGCGGCTATGGCCGGGGCGGCCGCATGAAGATCGAGAGCGACCAGGTGGAGGTGCTCTCGGGCGTCCGCCACGGGCGGACCCTCGGCAGCCCGGTGAGCTTTCTAATCCGGAACCGGGACTTCGAGAACTGGCGCGACGTGATGTCGCCCGAGCCCCTGCCCCCGGAGACCCGCGACCGACGCGTGCTCAAGTACCCGCGGCCCGGCCACGCCGACCTCGCGGGGGCCCTCAAGTACTTGACCGACGATCTGCGCAACGTGCTCGAGCGGGCCAGCGCTCGCGAGACCGCGGCCCGGGTGGCGGCGGGAGCCCTCGCGCGCACGCTCCTGTCCGCCTGCGGGATAGCGGTGCGCAGCCACGTGACCCGGATCGGCGGGGCCGCCCTCCCCCCCGGCCCCCCCCTGAGCTGGGAGTCGCTGGAGCGGGTGGAGGAAAGCCCGGTGCGCTGCGCGGACCGGGAAGCGGGGGCGGCCATGGTGGCGGAGATCGACCGCGCCAAGAAGGACGGCGACACGGTGGGGGGGATTTTCGAGGTGGTGGTGCGCGGCCTGCCCCCCGGCCTGGGCTCCTTCGCCCAATGGGACCGCCGCTTGGACGGACGCCTGGGCCAAGCCTTGATGTCGATCCCCGCCGTGAAGGCGGTGGCCGTGGGGGCGGGGTTCGCCGCCGGCCACACCTCGGGGGCGGCCTTCCACGACGAGATCCTCTACG
This genomic window contains:
- a CDS encoding aspartate kinase, which produces MGVVVQKYGGSSVADVERIRQVADRIAATRATGQDVVVVVSAMGDTTDELLGLARRICPNPARRELDMLLSAGERISMALLSMALNARSVPAVSFTGSQSGIITNDAHTNARIVEVRPYRVQDELARGKVVIVAGYQGVSYKREVTTLGRGGSDTTAVALAAALGAQSCEIYSDVDGVYSADPRLVPEARRLAEISYPEMQELAEAGARVLNAQAVEFAKERGIALYARASAGGPGETVIRRGPPRAPGRVVGVAGETGLLVLSLASEGPEDLARLLARLDARSTGGKQLLFEGSAGHASLVLSRQDLHDYPALEAELSGEESGVSLRSGVGAVSAIGAGINASFGNVREALAVLTGMGAAVLGLSTSSFRISLLLEEGFVPEAMRLLHRRLVVDEVTAPEA
- the aroC gene encoding chorismate synthase, whose translation is MLRFLTAGESHGPALTVVVEGLPAGLPVNRESIDADLRRRQGGYGRGGRMKIESDQVEVLSGVRHGRTLGSPVSFLIRNRDFENWRDVMSPEPLPPETRDRRVLKYPRPGHADLAGALKYLTDDLRNVLERASARETAARVAAGALARTLLSACGIAVRSHVTRIGGAALPPGPPLSWESLERVEESPVRCADREAGAAMVAEIDRAKKDGDTVGGIFEVVVRGLPPGLGSFAQWDRRLDGRLGQALMSIPAVKAVAVGAGFAAGHTSGAAFHDEILYDDTQGLHRGSNRAGGLEGGVTNGEELRAQAVVKAIPTLLIPLRSIDLKTKEPQAASVERSDTCVVPAAGVVGEAMVGWVVADALLEKLGGDSLTELLDHLEATRLRWRELLSRRTREGP